From the genome of Streptomyces sp. V1I1, one region includes:
- a CDS encoding metal-dependent hydrolase: MMGPAHSLSGAAAWLGVGAATAAAGHSMPWPVLVVGALICAGAALAPDLDHKAATISRAFGPISRGLCEVVDKLSYAVYKATKKQGDKRRTGGHRTLTHTWLWAVLIGAGTSALAITGGRWAVLVILFIHLVLAVEGLLWRAARVSSDVLVWLLGATSAWILAGVLDKPGNGADWLFTAPGQEYLWLGLPIVLGALVHDIGDALTVSGCPILWPIPVGRKRWYPVGPPKAMRFRAGSWVELKVLMPVFMLLGGVGGAAALGYL, translated from the coding sequence ATGATGGGACCGGCGCACTCTCTGTCCGGGGCGGCTGCCTGGCTGGGGGTGGGCGCGGCGACCGCTGCCGCCGGCCACTCGATGCCGTGGCCGGTCCTCGTTGTCGGAGCGCTTATCTGCGCGGGCGCGGCGCTCGCGCCGGATCTCGACCACAAGGCGGCGACGATCTCGCGGGCCTTCGGGCCCATCTCGCGCGGACTGTGCGAGGTCGTCGACAAGCTGTCGTACGCGGTCTACAAAGCGACGAAGAAACAGGGCGACAAGCGCAGGACCGGCGGCCACCGCACGCTCACCCACACCTGGCTGTGGGCGGTCCTGATCGGCGCGGGCACCTCCGCGCTGGCGATCACCGGCGGCCGCTGGGCGGTCCTCGTGATCCTCTTCATCCACCTGGTGCTCGCGGTCGAGGGCCTGCTGTGGCGGGCGGCGCGGGTCTCCAGCGACGTACTGGTGTGGCTGCTCGGCGCGACGAGCGCGTGGATCCTGGCGGGCGTCCTCGACAAGCCGGGCAACGGCGCGGACTGGCTGTTCACCGCCCCCGGCCAGGAGTATCTGTGGCTGGGCCTGCCGATCGTGCTGGGCGCGCTGGTGCACGACATCGGCGACGCGCTGACGGTCTCGGGCTGCCCGATACTGTGGCCGATCCCGGTGGGGCGCAAGCGCTGGTACCCGGTGGGGCCGCCCAAGGCGATGCGGTTCAGGGCGGGCAGCTGGGTAGAGCTGAAGGTGCTGATGCCGGTGTTCATGCTGCTCGGGGGAGTGGGCGGCGCGGCGGCCCTCGGATACCTCTGA
- a CDS encoding ABC transporter ATP-binding protein: MIGVAPPAYDPAAPETAATLPVGTPATVRAYVSELLRRHRRAFVLLVSVNAVAVIASMVGPYLLGGLVEDLADGARELHLECTAALFALALVVQTVFVRLMRLRGAMLGEEMLADLREDFLVRSVGLPPGVLERAGTGDLLSRITTDIDRLANAMREAVPQLAIGVVWAGLLIGALTVTAPPLSLAVLVAVPALVIGCRWYFRRAPSAYRSEAAGYAAVAAMLAETVDAGRTVEAHRLGGRRVALSEQRVKEWTAWERYTLYLRSVLFPVINVTHVTILCSVLLIGGVFVLRGWISVGQLTTGALLAQMLVDPVNLILRWYDELQVAQVSIARLVGVRDIEPDAGDPGVVPDGRKVRADTVHFGYREGVDVLHRVTLNVEPGTRLALVGPSGAGKSTLGRLLAGIYAPRAGQITLGGAELAEMPAERVREHVALVNQEHHVFVGSLRDNLLLARTGASDAELWAALGAVDADGWSQALDDGLDTEVGSGGLALTPAQAQQIALARLVLADPHTLVLDEATSLLDPRAARHLERSLSRVLDGRTVVAIAHRLHTAHDADVIAVVEEGRISELGSHDELVAAEGAYAALWRSWHG; encoded by the coding sequence ATGATCGGCGTGGCGCCACCGGCGTACGACCCGGCGGCCCCGGAGACGGCGGCGACCCTGCCCGTCGGGACCCCGGCGACCGTGCGGGCGTACGTCAGCGAACTGCTGCGGCGGCACCGCAGGGCCTTCGTGCTGCTCGTCTCCGTCAACGCCGTCGCGGTGATCGCCTCGATGGTCGGCCCGTATCTGCTCGGCGGACTCGTCGAGGACCTGGCGGACGGGGCGCGCGAACTCCATCTGGAGTGCACCGCCGCGCTGTTCGCGCTCGCGCTGGTCGTGCAGACCGTGTTCGTACGGCTGATGCGGCTGCGCGGGGCGATGCTCGGCGAGGAGATGCTGGCCGACCTGCGCGAGGACTTCCTCGTGCGGTCGGTCGGGCTGCCGCCCGGTGTACTTGAGCGGGCCGGTACGGGTGATCTGCTCTCCCGTATCACCACCGACATCGACCGGCTGGCCAATGCGATGCGCGAGGCCGTGCCGCAGCTGGCGATCGGCGTGGTCTGGGCGGGCCTGCTCATCGGCGCGCTCACGGTGACCGCGCCGCCGCTGTCGCTCGCGGTGCTCGTCGCCGTCCCGGCGCTGGTGATCGGCTGCCGCTGGTACTTCAGGCGGGCGCCCTCCGCGTACCGCTCGGAGGCCGCCGGATACGCGGCGGTCGCCGCCATGCTGGCCGAGACCGTGGACGCCGGGCGGACGGTGGAGGCCCACCGCCTCGGCGGACGCCGGGTGGCGCTGTCCGAGCAGCGGGTCAAGGAGTGGACCGCGTGGGAGCGTTACACGCTCTATCTGCGGTCGGTGCTCTTTCCCGTCATCAACGTGACGCATGTGACGATCCTCTGCTCGGTGCTGCTGATCGGCGGCGTCTTCGTGCTGCGGGGCTGGATCAGCGTCGGGCAGCTGACGACGGGCGCCCTGCTCGCACAGATGCTGGTCGACCCGGTCAACCTGATCCTGCGCTGGTACGACGAGCTCCAGGTCGCCCAGGTGTCGATCGCCCGGCTGGTCGGCGTACGCGACATCGAGCCGGACGCCGGCGATCCGGGCGTGGTGCCCGATGGCCGCAAGGTTCGCGCCGACACGGTGCACTTCGGCTACCGCGAGGGCGTCGACGTGCTGCACCGGGTGACGCTGAACGTCGAACCGGGCACCCGGCTGGCCCTGGTCGGTCCTTCGGGCGCCGGCAAGTCCACGCTCGGGCGGCTGCTCGCGGGCATCTACGCACCGCGCGCGGGACAGATCACGCTCGGGGGCGCGGAACTGGCCGAGATGCCCGCCGAGCGGGTCCGTGAGCATGTGGCGCTGGTCAACCAGGAGCACCACGTGTTCGTGGGCTCCCTGCGCGACAACCTGCTGCTGGCCCGTACGGGCGCGTCGGACGCGGAGTTGTGGGCCGCGCTCGGAGCGGTCGACGCGGACGGCTGGTCGCAGGCGCTGGACGACGGCCTGGACACCGAGGTCGGCTCGGGCGGCCTCGCCCTCACCCCGGCCCAGGCCCAGCAGATCGCCCTGGCCCGGCTGGTCCTCGCGGACCCGCACACGCTGGTCCTGGACGAGGCGACCTCGCTGCTCGACCCGCGCGCGGCCCGCCATCTGGAGCGCTCGCTCTCCCGGGTCCTGGACGGCCGCACGGTGGTGGCCATCGCCCACCGCCTGCACACGGCCCACGACGCGGATGTGATCGCGGTGGTGGAGGAGGGCCGGATCAGCGAACTGGGCAGCCACGACGAACTGGTGGCGGCCGAGGGCGCGTACGCGGCTCTGTGGCGGTCCTGGCACGGGTGA
- a CDS encoding ABC transporter ATP-binding protein, with product MQIRDLPYPDPGVADARSGPRFLLWLGRNQLGGQLKSLAWGLLHFCGVAGLPLGVGQAVQAVVDRSGGRLALAGALIALCGVAITLGDTMLHRTAVTNWITAAARVQQLLARKTAELGSALTRRVAAGEVVAVSTGDVEKIGWFVEAVSRFAAAAITVVLICVGLVLYEPALGVVVAAGVPVLALAVLPLLPRATRRADIQREKAGKATELASDTVAGLRVLRGIGGEELFLGRYRQASQEVRRAAVRSARMWSLISAIQVLLPGLLLITVVWYGAGLARDGRVEVGELVTAFSAVTLLMYPLRHFEEIAMAYSFARPSAMRAARVLSLERTSYEGERGGLDDAALPAGDLYDPATGLLAPAGRFTAVVCGDPDAAGLLAERLGGHAAEEEKSPSVLLGGVALDDLPLDGARTCVLVQDKDPVLLSGTLWELLDVPASGEVSAEAALRAAQCGDVLDALAQASEEDSGDPMRTRITERGRSLSGGQRQRLALARSLVTDPEVLVLDEPTSAVDSHTEARIAQGVRELRAGRTTVVFASSPLLLDRADRVVFVHDGEVAAVGVHRELLYGNAEYRAVVTRETEEEQLGGIDATDSLKALEEIEESA from the coding sequence ATGCAGATTCGCGATCTTCCGTATCCCGACCCCGGTGTGGCCGATGCCAGGTCAGGGCCGCGATTCCTGCTGTGGCTGGGGCGGAATCAGCTGGGCGGCCAGCTGAAGTCGCTGGCCTGGGGACTGCTGCACTTCTGCGGTGTCGCCGGGCTGCCGCTGGGCGTCGGCCAGGCCGTGCAGGCGGTCGTGGACCGCTCCGGCGGCCGCCTCGCGCTCGCCGGCGCGCTCATCGCGCTGTGCGGCGTGGCGATCACCTTGGGCGACACGATGCTGCACCGTACCGCCGTCACCAACTGGATCACCGCCGCGGCACGTGTCCAGCAGCTCCTGGCACGCAAGACGGCGGAACTGGGCTCGGCGCTGACCCGCCGGGTCGCCGCCGGCGAGGTGGTAGCGGTCTCCACCGGCGACGTCGAGAAGATCGGCTGGTTCGTGGAGGCGGTGTCGCGCTTCGCCGCGGCCGCCATCACGGTGGTCCTGATCTGCGTCGGCCTGGTCCTGTACGAACCGGCACTGGGCGTCGTGGTCGCCGCCGGCGTACCGGTGCTGGCCCTGGCCGTACTGCCGCTGCTCCCGCGGGCCACCCGGCGCGCCGACATCCAGCGCGAGAAGGCCGGCAAGGCCACCGAACTGGCCTCGGACACCGTCGCGGGCCTTCGGGTCCTGCGCGGCATCGGCGGCGAGGAACTGTTCCTCGGCCGCTACCGCCAGGCCTCCCAGGAGGTGCGCAGGGCAGCCGTCCGCAGCGCCCGCATGTGGTCGCTCATCTCGGCGATCCAGGTGCTGCTGCCGGGTCTGCTGCTGATCACGGTGGTCTGGTACGGCGCGGGGCTCGCCCGCGACGGCCGGGTCGAGGTCGGCGAGCTGGTCACCGCCTTCAGCGCGGTCACACTCCTGATGTACCCGCTGCGGCACTTCGAGGAGATCGCCATGGCGTACTCCTTCGCGCGGCCCTCCGCAATGCGGGCGGCCCGGGTGCTGTCGCTGGAGCGGACCTCGTACGAGGGCGAGCGCGGCGGCCTCGACGATGCCGCCCTTCCGGCCGGGGACCTCTACGACCCCGCCACCGGTCTGCTGGCCCCGGCGGGCCGGTTCACCGCCGTCGTGTGCGGCGACCCGGACGCGGCCGGGCTGCTCGCCGAGCGGCTCGGCGGTCATGCCGCCGAGGAGGAGAAGAGCCCCTCCGTCCTGCTGGGCGGGGTGGCGCTGGACGACCTGCCGCTCGATGGAGCGCGGACCTGCGTCCTCGTACAGGACAAGGACCCGGTGCTGCTCTCCGGGACGCTGTGGGAGCTGCTGGACGTGCCGGCCTCGGGCGAGGTGAGTGCCGAGGCGGCGCTGCGGGCCGCGCAGTGCGGTGACGTACTGGACGCGCTCGCGCAGGCGTCGGAGGAGGACTCGGGCGACCCGATGCGGACGCGGATCACCGAGCGTGGCCGCTCGCTGTCCGGCGGGCAGCGCCAACGGCTCGCGCTGGCCCGTTCGTTGGTGACCGACCCCGAGGTGCTGGTGCTGGACGAGCCGACATCGGCCGTGGACTCGCACACGGAGGCGCGGATCGCGCAGGGCGTCAGGGAGCTGAGGGCCGGCCGCACCACGGTCGTGTTCGCCTCCTCACCGCTGCTGCTCGACCGTGCGGACCGGGTGGTGTTCGTGCACGACGGCGAGGTGGCGGCGGTCGGCGTGCACCGCGAACTGCTGTACGGCAACGCCGAATACCGCGCGGTCGTCACCCGCGAGACCGAGGAAGAGCAGCTCGGTGGCATCGATGCCACCGACTCGCTGAAAGCACTGGAAGAGATCGAGGAGTCGGCATGA
- a CDS encoding peptide-N4-asparagine amidase codes for MRRRQIMSMLAGLALAAGSLLGAGPATAADDPPAEFGSDWHDPVTAVPPIGRPGTKSCQVTLAEAQFRDFTPYKGSYTPPKGCGDRWSKVVLRLEGSVKGRQYDRLGYLTVGGVEILRTSTPQPSPDGIAWSVEKDVTRYSDTLRGAQPVEMLIGNVVNETYTGIFDVTVTLTFYAAGRGATSAAIADKVLALDGTSLTTPRNSERIVAEVYATGSGGGCEEYWYLTVPDTAPYSCKAADGPYREVQIKVDGQLAGIAAPFPTVWTGGWSNPFLWYVIPGPRAFDIKPIQYDLTPFAARLNDGRPHRVEVSVVGVPAGQTGWSTPTNVLVWQDEGSEVVTGALTRHEESAPVNSTTYTPGSEHRLDTRGEHRLTVAGHLDTSHGRVATTVNRALAGTSVHRWTEGENQDALKGSWRDDETVTTGRQITATHRTYTMDGVTTLGAGDRLRTVLTLGDKADTVVTRGGKKLTWSRLDDAYAGDATYTANVPRDQRHAVGTTAERYRLYGSEGCYDRALRTVQGVVTEDRRRC; via the coding sequence ATGAGACGACGACAGATCATGTCCATGCTCGCCGGGCTGGCGCTGGCGGCCGGGTCGCTGCTCGGCGCCGGGCCCGCCACCGCGGCCGACGATCCTCCGGCGGAGTTCGGCAGCGACTGGCACGACCCGGTCACCGCCGTACCGCCCATCGGCCGGCCCGGTACGAAGTCCTGCCAAGTGACGCTCGCCGAGGCGCAGTTCCGCGATTTCACGCCGTACAAGGGGAGTTACACACCGCCGAAGGGGTGTGGCGACCGCTGGAGCAAGGTGGTGCTGCGGCTCGAAGGAAGCGTCAAGGGACGGCAGTACGACCGCCTGGGCTATCTCACGGTCGGCGGCGTGGAGATTCTGCGGACCTCCACCCCGCAGCCTTCGCCGGACGGCATCGCCTGGTCGGTGGAGAAGGACGTCACGCGCTACAGCGACACCCTGCGCGGGGCCCAGCCGGTCGAGATGCTCATCGGCAATGTCGTCAACGAGACGTACACAGGCATCTTCGATGTCACGGTCACGCTGACCTTCTACGCCGCCGGGCGCGGCGCGACGAGTGCGGCGATCGCCGACAAGGTGCTTGCGCTGGACGGTACTTCGCTCACCACACCGCGCAACTCCGAGCGGATCGTCGCCGAGGTGTACGCCACCGGATCGGGCGGCGGCTGCGAGGAGTACTGGTATCTGACCGTCCCTGACACTGCGCCGTACTCCTGCAAGGCCGCCGACGGCCCCTATCGCGAGGTGCAGATCAAGGTCGACGGGCAGCTCGCCGGAATCGCCGCCCCCTTCCCCACGGTGTGGACCGGCGGCTGGTCCAACCCCTTCCTCTGGTACGTGATCCCGGGGCCGCGGGCCTTCGACATCAAGCCCATCCAGTACGACCTCACGCCTTTCGCCGCCCGGCTCAACGACGGCAGGCCGCACCGCGTCGAGGTGTCCGTCGTCGGAGTCCCGGCCGGCCAGACCGGCTGGTCCACGCCCACCAACGTGCTGGTGTGGCAGGACGAGGGAAGCGAGGTCGTCACCGGCGCGCTGACCCGCCACGAGGAGAGCGCACCCGTCAACTCCACGACGTACACACCGGGTTCGGAACACCGGCTCGACACCAGGGGCGAACACCGGCTCACCGTCGCCGGTCACCTCGACACCTCGCACGGGCGGGTCGCCACAACCGTGAATCGCGCGCTCGCGGGCACCTCCGTCCACCGCTGGACCGAGGGCGAGAACCAGGACGCGCTCAAAGGGAGTTGGAGGGACGACGAGACCGTGACAACGGGGAGGCAGATCACGGCCACGCACCGGACGTACACGATGGACGGCGTCACCACGCTGGGCGCCGGGGACCGGCTGCGTACCGTCCTCACCCTGGGGGACAAGGCCGACACCGTCGTCACCCGGGGTGGGAAGAAGCTGACCTGGTCGCGGCTGGACGACGCGTACGCGGGCGATGCGACCTACACCGCCAATGTGCCGCGCGACCAGCGGCACGCGGTCGGCACGACGGCGGAGCGCTACCGACTGTACGGCTCCGAGGGCTGCTACGACCGCGCTCTGCGGACGGTCCAGGGGGTGGTGACCGAGGACAGGCGGCGCTGCTGA
- a CDS encoding Gfo/Idh/MocA family protein — MNDAAQQNPGMAEGDDGSLSRRSVLRTTAGVAGAGLGLGALGTGPAAAAESGTAGAAAQAAASQAGAETAEAPARKGSTMAGVPFERRGTVRVGIVGLGNRGGSMIDLFLALPGVQVVGLCDPVKAKTESAAAKVVKAGQPAPAVYTNGEDDYENLCKRGDIDFVYVATPWDFHFEMAKTAMLNGKHVGVECPIAMRLDELWELVDLSERTRRHCLQLENCCYGKNEMRVLRMAHAGKFGDLLHGAGAYNHDLRGLMFDPGYYEGPWRRLWHTRLRGDLYPNHGFGPVSNYMDINRGDRVTHISSFGTPALGLAEYRKATMPPGDPSWKETYIESDRTISLVQTAKGRVIRLEHDVSTPHPYSRINSLGGTKGVFEDYPSRIYIEPDHTDDQWGDFAKYADWDHWLWKEHSNPPGGHGGMDYIMIFRLMQCMQLGLVPDFDVYDAATWTAPVPLSHASIKAKGAPQQIPDFTRGEWKKSRPGVDSVKPTV; from the coding sequence ATGAACGACGCAGCACAGCAGAACCCCGGTATGGCGGAGGGCGACGACGGCTCGCTGAGCCGTCGCTCCGTACTGCGGACCACGGCCGGTGTGGCGGGCGCCGGGCTCGGCCTGGGCGCGCTCGGCACCGGCCCCGCGGCGGCGGCGGAGAGCGGCACGGCCGGTGCGGCAGCGCAGGCGGCGGCCTCGCAGGCCGGAGCGGAGACCGCCGAAGCGCCCGCCCGCAAGGGCAGCACGATGGCCGGGGTGCCCTTCGAGCGGCGCGGCACCGTACGCGTCGGGATCGTCGGCCTCGGCAACCGCGGCGGCAGCATGATCGACCTCTTTCTCGCCCTCCCCGGAGTCCAGGTCGTCGGCCTCTGTGACCCGGTCAAGGCCAAGACCGAGAGCGCGGCCGCCAAGGTGGTCAAGGCCGGCCAGCCCGCCCCGGCCGTCTACACCAACGGCGAGGACGACTACGAGAACCTGTGCAAGCGGGGGGACATCGACTTCGTCTATGTGGCCACGCCCTGGGACTTCCACTTCGAGATGGCCAAGACCGCCATGCTGAACGGCAAGCACGTCGGCGTGGAGTGTCCGATCGCCATGCGCCTGGACGAACTGTGGGAGCTGGTCGACCTCTCCGAGCGCACCAGACGGCACTGCTTGCAGCTGGAGAACTGTTGTTACGGCAAGAACGAGATGCGGGTGCTGCGCATGGCGCACGCCGGCAAGTTCGGCGATCTGCTGCACGGCGCGGGAGCGTACAACCACGATCTGCGCGGCCTGATGTTCGACCCGGGCTACTACGAAGGTCCCTGGCGGCGGCTGTGGCACACCCGGCTGCGTGGCGACCTCTACCCGAACCACGGCTTCGGCCCGGTCTCCAACTACATGGACATCAACCGCGGTGACCGTGTGACACACATATCCAGTTTCGGTACGCCCGCGCTGGGTCTTGCCGAGTACCGGAAGGCCACCATGCCGCCGGGCGACCCGAGCTGGAAGGAGACGTACATCGAGAGCGACCGTACGATCAGCCTGGTCCAGACGGCGAAGGGACGGGTCATCCGTCTGGAGCACGATGTGTCGACGCCACATCCCTACAGCCGGATCAACAGCCTCGGCGGGACGAAGGGTGTCTTCGAGGACTACCCGTCGCGGATCTATATCGAGCCCGACCACACCGACGACCAGTGGGGCGATTTCGCGAAGTACGCCGACTGGGACCACTGGCTGTGGAAGGAGCACTCCAACCCGCCCGGCGGCCATGGCGGCATGGACTACATCATGATATTCCGGCTGATGCAGTGCATGCAGCTGGGTCTCGTGCCCGATTTCGATGTGTACGACGCGGCTACCTGGACGGCTCCGGTACCGCTGAGCCATGCGTCGATCAAGGCGAAGGGCGCGCCGCAGCAGATCCCGGACTTCACCCGGGGCGAGTGGAAGAAGTCCCGCCCCGGCGTGGACTCGGTCAAGCCCACGGTCTGA
- a CDS encoding MarR family winged helix-turn-helix transcriptional regulator, with protein MLSSSSGLPDPDGLLAEQLLRLTRRLHRSQKLQLEAADIAITPAQSRLLRTLAHYDEPPRMADLAARLEVVPRAVTSLVDGLEASGRVRRAPDPTNRRVIRIELTDTGRATLRALRDARRAAAEDILAPLTADQREVLGGLLSTLVDGPGPRC; from the coding sequence ATGCTGTCCTCATCTTCAGGGCTCCCCGATCCCGACGGCCTGTTGGCCGAGCAGTTGCTGCGGCTGACCCGGCGGCTCCACCGCAGCCAGAAGCTGCAGCTGGAGGCGGCCGACATCGCGATCACCCCCGCCCAGTCCCGGCTGCTGCGCACCCTCGCGCATTACGACGAGCCGCCGCGCATGGCCGATCTCGCCGCCCGCCTCGAGGTGGTCCCCCGCGCCGTGACGAGCCTGGTGGACGGTCTGGAAGCCAGTGGCCGCGTCCGCCGCGCCCCCGACCCGACCAACCGCCGGGTGATCCGGATCGAGCTCACCGACACCGGCCGCGCCACGCTCAGGGCGCTGCGCGACGCGCGCCGCGCGGCCGCTGAGGACATCCTGGCTCCCCTGACCGCCGACCAGCGCGAGGTGCTCGGCGGGCTGCTGTCCACCCTGGTCGACGGGCCGGGGCCGCGCTGCTGA
- a CDS encoding ABC transporter ATP-binding protein, which produces MRIHAESTWTPPPRDPEQPPAQVRRILQLFRPYRGRLAVVGLLVGAASLVSVASPFMLREILDTAIPQGRTGLLSLLALGMILTAVMTSVFGVLQTLISTTVGQRVMHDLRTAVYAQLQRMPLAFFTRTRTGEVQSRIANDIGGMQATVTSTATSLVSNLTAVVATVVAMLALEWRLTAVSLLLLPLFVWISRRVGRERKKITTQRQKQMAAMAATVTESLSVSGILLGRTMGRADSLTKSFAEESERLVDLEVRSSMAGRWRMSTIGIVMAAMPALIYWAAGLALQSGGPQISIGTLVAFVSLQQGLFRPAVSLLSTGVQMQTSLALFQRIFEYLDLPVDITEPEKPVRLEKISGEVRFQDVDFAYDKKQTRPTLDGIDVTVPAGGSLAVVGPTGSGKSTLSYLVPRLYDVTGGRVTIDGVDVQDLDFDTLARAVGVVSQETYLFHASVAENLRFAKPDATEAEIEAAARAAQIHDHIASLPDGYDTLVGERGYRFSGGEKQRLAIARTILRDPPVLILDEATSALDTRTEHAVQRAIDALSAGRTTITIAHRLSTVRDADQIVVLDAGRIAERGSHEELLDRDGRYAALVRRDAQLTPVAP; this is translated from the coding sequence ATGCGCATCCACGCCGAGTCCACCTGGACACCACCCCCACGTGATCCGGAGCAGCCGCCCGCCCAGGTGCGACGGATCCTTCAGCTCTTCCGTCCCTACCGAGGCCGCCTCGCGGTGGTCGGCCTGCTTGTCGGCGCCGCGTCGCTCGTCTCGGTCGCTTCCCCCTTCATGCTGCGCGAGATCCTCGACACCGCGATCCCGCAGGGCCGCACCGGCCTGCTCAGCCTGCTCGCCCTCGGCATGATCCTCACCGCGGTGATGACCAGCGTCTTCGGCGTGCTCCAGACGCTGATCTCCACCACCGTCGGCCAGCGCGTCATGCACGATCTGCGCACCGCCGTCTATGCCCAGCTGCAGCGGATGCCGCTCGCCTTCTTCACCAGAACCCGCACCGGAGAGGTCCAGTCGCGCATCGCAAATGACATCGGCGGGATGCAGGCGACCGTGACCTCCACCGCGACCTCCCTGGTCTCCAACCTCACTGCGGTTGTCGCCACCGTCGTCGCGATGCTGGCGCTGGAGTGGCGGCTCACCGCCGTCTCGCTGCTCCTGCTGCCGCTGTTCGTCTGGATCAGCCGCCGCGTCGGCCGCGAGCGCAAGAAGATCACCACGCAGCGCCAGAAGCAGATGGCCGCCATGGCTGCCACCGTCACCGAGTCGCTCTCGGTCAGCGGCATCCTGCTCGGCCGCACGATGGGCCGCGCCGACTCGCTGACCAAGTCCTTCGCCGAGGAGTCCGAGCGCCTCGTCGACCTTGAAGTGCGCTCCAGCATGGCCGGGCGGTGGCGGATGTCCACCATCGGCATCGTCATGGCCGCCATGCCCGCCCTGATCTACTGGGCCGCGGGCCTCGCGCTCCAGTCCGGCGGGCCCCAGATATCGATCGGCACGCTCGTCGCGTTCGTCTCGCTCCAGCAGGGCCTGTTCCGCCCGGCCGTGAGCCTGCTCTCCACCGGAGTGCAGATGCAGACCTCGCTCGCCCTCTTCCAACGGATCTTCGAGTACCTCGACCTGCCGGTCGACATCACCGAGCCCGAAAAGCCGGTCCGGCTGGAGAAGATCAGCGGCGAAGTGCGGTTCCAGGACGTCGACTTCGCGTACGACAAAAAGCAGACGCGGCCGACCCTCGACGGCATCGATGTGACCGTGCCCGCGGGCGGCAGCCTCGCAGTCGTCGGGCCCACCGGCTCCGGCAAGTCCACGCTCAGCTATCTGGTGCCCCGGCTGTACGACGTCACCGGGGGCAGAGTCACCATCGACGGAGTCGACGTACAGGACCTCGACTTCGACACCCTCGCCCGGGCCGTGGGAGTCGTCTCCCAGGAGACGTATCTCTTCCATGCCTCCGTCGCCGAGAATCTGCGCTTCGCCAAGCCGGACGCCACCGAGGCGGAGATAGAGGCGGCCGCGCGCGCCGCGCAGATCCACGACCACATCGCGTCGCTGCCCGACGGCTACGACACCCTGGTCGGCGAGCGCGGCTACCGCTTCTCCGGCGGCGAGAAGCAGCGCCTCGCTATTGCCAGGACGATTCTGCGCGACCCGCCCGTCCTCATCCTCGACGAGGCGACCAGCGCCCTCGACACCCGTACCGAGCACGCGGTGCAGCGGGCGATCGACGCGCTCTCCGCGGGCCGGACCACCATCACCATCGCCCACCGGCTCTCCACCGTCAGGGACGCCGACCAGATCGTGGTCCTCGACGCGGGGCGAATAGCCGAGCGCGGCAGCCACGAGGAACTGCTCGACCGGGACGGCCGCTATGCCGCTCTGGTGCGCAGGGATGCGCAGTTGACCCCGGTCGCACCCTGA
- the mltG gene encoding endolytic transglycosylase MltG: MMNEPPPAQPGRRFRLTRRGRLVLIVSAVVVIAAAAVLVPLLLRPAKEEEKKASLLIPEGWRASQVYAAVDKALGKQPGTTRKAVGTATLKLPADAKGNPEGYLFPATYPIDDKTTPASLLSYMVNTANQRFGADHISSGAQRSGVTIYQTVNIASIVQAEADTPRDMGKVARVIYNRLTDGMPLQMDSTLNYALNRSTLDTTAADTKIDSPYNSYERTGLPPTPIGNPGEQAMHAAINPTPGDWLYFVTVAPGDTRFTASYREHLRNVEQFNANRSSASSGR, encoded by the coding sequence ATGATGAACGAACCCCCGCCGGCCCAGCCCGGGCGCAGGTTCCGCCTGACCCGCCGTGGCCGGCTGGTCCTGATCGTGAGCGCGGTCGTCGTCATCGCGGCGGCTGCGGTGCTGGTGCCGCTGCTGCTGCGGCCGGCCAAGGAGGAGGAGAAGAAGGCCTCGCTGCTGATCCCCGAGGGCTGGCGTGCCTCGCAGGTCTACGCGGCCGTCGACAAGGCCCTCGGCAAGCAGCCCGGCACCACCCGGAAGGCCGTCGGCACGGCGACGCTGAAGCTGCCCGCCGATGCCAAGGGCAACCCCGAGGGCTACCTCTTCCCCGCCACGTATCCCATCGACGACAAGACCACGCCGGCGAGCCTGCTCAGCTACATGGTCAACACGGCCAATCAGCGGTTCGGGGCCGACCACATCAGCAGCGGCGCACAGCGCAGCGGCGTGACGATCTATCAGACGGTGAACATCGCCAGCATCGTGCAGGCCGAGGCAGACACACCCCGGGACATGGGAAAGGTCGCCCGGGTCATCTACAACCGGCTCACCGACGGGATGCCGCTCCAGATGGACTCGACCCTGAACTACGCGCTGAATCGCAGCACTTTGGACACCACGGCCGCAGACACGAAGATCGACAGCCCCTACAACAGCTATGAACGCACGGGCCTTCCGCCCACCCCCATCGGCAACCCGGGGGAGCAGGCGATGCACGCGGCGATCAATCCGACGCCCGGGGACTGGCTCTACTTCGTCACCGTCGCGCCGGGGGACACCCGCTTCACCGCCAGTTATCGGGAGCACCTGCGCAACGTCGAGCAGTTCAACGCCAACCGCTCAAGCGCGAGCAGCGGCCGCTGA